In one window of Tenacibaculum mesophilum DNA:
- a CDS encoding lysophospholipid acyltransferase family protein — protein sequence MKVLSYILSSIFALVFFSLLLIFHPIQWLGLKLFGQEGHQNVVNIMNWFLIKSLLILGVRVEFENKHKLPKNTTLIFVANHQSTFDIPPIIWYLRKHYPKFVSKKELGKGIPSISFNLKYGGAALIDRKDPKQALSELGKFAKRINKNKWSAAIFPEGTRSRTGKPKVFSVNGLKMIAKYNPQAYIVPLSINNSWKVFKYGKFPLGIGSPIKIQTHEPIKVDSLPFDELITKVEATVKSGIH from the coding sequence ATGAAGGTTTTAAGTTATATTTTATCATCAATCTTTGCATTGGTGTTTTTCTCTTTACTATTAATTTTCCATCCAATACAATGGTTAGGGTTAAAACTCTTTGGTCAAGAAGGACACCAAAATGTAGTAAATATTATGAATTGGTTCCTAATAAAATCTTTATTGATTTTAGGAGTTCGAGTTGAGTTTGAAAACAAACACAAGTTGCCAAAAAACACAACGTTGATTTTTGTAGCAAATCATCAAAGTACATTTGATATTCCGCCAATAATTTGGTACCTTAGAAAACACTACCCAAAATTTGTATCAAAAAAAGAGCTAGGGAAAGGAATTCCCAGTATCTCTTTCAATTTAAAATATGGAGGAGCTGCTTTAATTGATAGGAAAGATCCTAAGCAAGCCTTATCTGAATTAGGTAAGTTCGCCAAACGAATTAATAAAAATAAATGGTCTGCCGCGATTTTTCCGGAAGGAACAAGAAGTAGAACAGGAAAACCAAAGGTATTCTCTGTAAACGGGCTTAAAATGATAGCTAAATACAATCCACAAGCTTATATCGTTCCGTTATCAATAAATAATTCGTGGAAAGTATTTAAATACGGAAAATTTCCATTAGGAATAGGAAGTCCTATAAAGATCCAGACTCACGAACCTATAAAAGTAGATAGCTTACCGTTTGATGAGTTAATTACCAAAGTGGAAGCAACAGTTAAATCTGGAATACACTAA
- a CDS encoding acyl-ACP desaturase: MSLQNIRKEVMQTLEKNIDSFVDKFLMPIEKIWQPTDFLPNSQKDSFIDEVKEIQEISKELDDDFWVVLVGDTITEEALPTYESWLLDLDGVTQQPDNGWAKWIRAWTAEENRHGDVLNKYLYLSGRVNMREVEVSTQHLIADGFDIGTATDPYKNFVYTSFQELATYISHLNVAKIAKKKGHKALAKMSRIIAGDEMRHHLAYTEFVKEIFKIDPSEMMLAFQHMMKHKIVMPAMHLRESFGEKGSLFDDFSTVAQRIGVYTGFDYVDIVRKLNEAWEIDKITNLTSEAEKARDFLMKLPDRMYRITERIVVPDTKFNFKWMIPA, from the coding sequence ATGTCATTACAAAACATACGAAAGGAAGTAATGCAAACGCTGGAAAAAAATATAGACAGTTTTGTAGACAAATTCTTAATGCCAATTGAAAAAATTTGGCAACCAACCGATTTTTTACCTAATTCTCAAAAAGATTCTTTTATTGATGAAGTAAAAGAAATTCAAGAAATTTCAAAGGAGCTTGACGATGATTTTTGGGTGGTTTTAGTAGGTGACACAATCACTGAAGAAGCTTTACCAACCTATGAATCATGGTTGTTAGATTTAGATGGAGTAACACAACAACCAGACAATGGTTGGGCAAAATGGATTCGTGCTTGGACAGCTGAAGAAAATCGTCATGGAGATGTGTTAAATAAGTATTTATATCTTTCAGGAAGAGTAAATATGCGTGAGGTAGAAGTATCTACACAGCATTTAATTGCTGATGGATTTGATATCGGTACAGCAACAGATCCGTATAAAAACTTTGTCTACACTAGTTTTCAAGAGCTAGCAACGTATATTTCGCACTTAAATGTAGCAAAAATAGCGAAAAAGAAAGGGCACAAAGCTTTGGCAAAAATGTCTCGAATTATTGCGGGAGATGAAATGCGTCATCACCTAGCGTATACAGAGTTTGTAAAGGAAATCTTCAAGATTGACCCAAGTGAAATGATGTTGGCATTTCAACACATGATGAAACACAAAATAGTTATGCCTGCAATGCATTTAAGAGAATCATTTGGGGAGAAAGGAAGTCTGTTTGACGATTTTTCAACCGTTGCGCAACGAATAGGTGTATACACCGGCTTTGACTATGTTGATATTGTGAGAAAACTAAATGAAGCTTGGGAAATAGATAAGATTACTAATTTAACTTCAGAAGCAGAAAAAGCACGAGATTTCTTAATGAAGTTACCAGATAGAATGTATCGAATCACAGAACGTATTGTAGTACCAGATACTAAGTTCAATTTTAAATGGATGATTCCTGCATAA
- a CDS encoding amidohydrolase: MNTTNTLKVALIQSDLVWENPTENRKRFEKKINGLSDEIDLIVLPEMFTTGFTMNASAVAEIMEGETVQWLQNLAQEKSIAITGSIIISENNNFYNRLLFVHPSGKIDSYNKKHTFTLAGEHEVFSAGTERIIIDYKGWRICPLICYDLRFPVWARNTENYDLLLYVASWPKPRIEAWDSLLKARAIENMSYTIGVNRVGVDANGYEYIGNTACYDTLGNCLVKNNLGTEEILIIELNKQEQAKIRDRFCFLDDRDAFVIKK; this comes from the coding sequence ATGAACACAACGAATACTTTAAAAGTAGCTTTGATTCAATCGGATTTGGTTTGGGAAAATCCAACAGAAAATAGAAAACGATTTGAAAAAAAAATCAATGGTTTATCAGACGAGATTGATTTAATCGTTTTACCTGAAATGTTTACTACAGGTTTTACCATGAATGCTTCAGCAGTTGCTGAAATTATGGAAGGAGAAACAGTACAATGGTTGCAAAATTTAGCACAAGAAAAGAGCATTGCTATTACTGGAAGTATAATTATTAGTGAAAATAATAATTTTTACAATCGTTTATTATTTGTGCATCCTTCAGGAAAAATAGATTCGTATAACAAAAAACATACGTTTACGCTAGCAGGCGAACATGAAGTATTTTCTGCAGGAACTGAAAGAATTATAATTGACTATAAAGGATGGAGAATTTGTCCGTTGATATGTTATGATTTACGTTTTCCTGTATGGGCCAGAAATACTGAAAATTACGATTTATTACTCTATGTGGCAAGTTGGCCTAAACCGCGTATTGAAGCATGGGACAGCTTATTAAAAGCGCGTGCTATTGAAAATATGAGTTATACGATTGGAGTAAATAGAGTAGGTGTAGACGCTAACGGTTATGAATATATTGGAAATACGGCTTGTTACGATACTCTAGGCAATTGTTTAGTCAAAAATAATCTAGGAACTGAGGAAATATTGATTATTGAACTAAACAAACAAGAGCAAGCAAAAATTCGTGATCGATTTTGTTTTTTAGATGACAGAGATGCCTTTGTTATTAAAAAATAA
- a CDS encoding PD-(D/E)XK nuclease family protein, producing MQSFISETLDTILQNTKSFENVVFILPSQRAGVFVKETFKKKISAGFLPEIINIGDFVEEISEMKKVDSVQLLFHFYTIYKKQEETPDSFDVFSSWAFTVLQDFNDIDQHLINTREIFVYLRDIHRLRKWSVKGEFQETELMKDHFAFMEKLNKYYDTFYQFLLENNIGYQGVLYRESTKKVTDFIHRNQQKKYFFIGFNALNAAEEFLFEQFLLNGKAEVYWDVDQTFYESQHQAGSFLRKYKTRWKYYQQNPIKTIKEYFSEKKHIEVIGASKNITQIKYAGEILAKLPNYNNTALVLADETLLPITLNSLPVTVNAVNITMGYPLKDVPTTSLVFAIFHLFINQEKLEKKKENLFYHKDVIRLVKDTTIYRLLQIDEQTNIADTLSEAIAKENNTFVGQEEVVTFLSVVSEEIKKTITTIFNPLVSISEFLNRIIELINLLKENTNELEKEYLFRFYTAFTQLQNLHNEFGYVQDLKTLHQFFRQLIQSESLSFQGEPLQGLQLMGVLETRVLDFENVIITSVNEGVLPANQQQNTFIPFDVKIEFGLPTYREKDALFSYHFFRLLQRAKNIYILYNTEHDVFGSGEKSRFVTQLEMMRDDITEKIVSPKVVTSPVQLKEIQKDEKVLERLQELAQKGISPSALTNYLYNPIAFYKQKILKINELDDVEETVAANTLGTVVHDILEELYKPFEGKYLQLGDVENMQKKTKELVTFYFSKHFKNGDLTTGKNRLIFEVANRFVENFLLKEKQLLKDENNQLKIIATEQELSSEIKVEGIDFPIKIKGIVDRIDELNGVTRIIDYKTGMVDSTNLKVLDFEVIRDLKYHKAIQVMLYAFLYTQHTQFNFEKRLAAGIISFKNLKSGFLQMNFSSNYRKPDNAITEERLEEFIAEIKNLLTELYDPTINFIEPTDLPY from the coding sequence ATGCAGTCTTTTATCTCAGAAACGTTAGATACTATTTTACAAAACACCAAATCGTTTGAAAATGTTGTGTTTATATTGCCTTCACAAAGGGCAGGAGTTTTTGTAAAAGAAACGTTTAAAAAGAAAATTTCGGCAGGTTTTTTACCAGAGATTATCAATATTGGTGATTTTGTTGAAGAAATTTCAGAAATGAAAAAGGTAGACTCCGTCCAGCTCCTTTTTCATTTTTATACAATTTATAAAAAACAAGAAGAAACCCCAGATTCTTTTGATGTGTTTTCATCATGGGCATTTACGGTGTTGCAAGATTTTAATGATATCGATCAGCATTTGATTAACACACGAGAAATATTTGTGTATTTGCGAGACATTCATCGCTTACGAAAATGGTCAGTAAAGGGAGAGTTTCAAGAAACTGAATTAATGAAAGATCATTTTGCTTTCATGGAAAAGTTGAATAAATATTACGATACTTTTTATCAGTTTTTACTTGAAAATAATATCGGATACCAAGGGGTTTTATATAGAGAATCAACTAAAAAAGTAACGGATTTTATCCATAGAAATCAACAGAAAAAATACTTTTTTATCGGGTTCAACGCATTAAATGCAGCGGAAGAGTTCTTGTTTGAACAATTTTTATTAAACGGAAAAGCAGAAGTTTATTGGGATGTTGATCAAACATTTTATGAAAGTCAGCATCAAGCAGGAAGTTTTTTAAGGAAATATAAAACCCGTTGGAAATACTATCAGCAGAACCCAATTAAAACGATTAAAGAATATTTTTCTGAAAAGAAACATATTGAGGTTATCGGAGCTTCAAAAAACATCACGCAGATAAAATATGCAGGAGAGATTTTAGCTAAACTTCCTAATTACAACAATACAGCATTGGTTTTGGCAGATGAAACTTTGTTGCCAATTACCTTAAATTCATTACCCGTAACTGTAAATGCAGTTAACATTACAATGGGATACCCTTTAAAAGATGTGCCTACTACAAGTTTAGTATTTGCTATTTTCCATCTATTTATAAATCAAGAAAAGTTAGAAAAGAAGAAAGAAAATCTTTTTTATCATAAAGATGTAATTCGATTAGTAAAAGATACCACCATTTATCGATTATTACAGATTGATGAGCAAACTAATATAGCCGATACACTTTCAGAAGCGATTGCTAAAGAAAACAATACGTTTGTTGGTCAAGAAGAGGTTGTAACATTTTTGTCTGTTGTAAGTGAAGAAATAAAGAAAACTATAACGACAATTTTTAATCCGTTAGTATCAATTAGTGAGTTTTTAAACAGAATTATAGAGTTAATTAACTTGTTGAAGGAAAATACTAACGAGTTAGAAAAAGAGTACTTATTCCGATTTTATACTGCATTTACTCAGTTACAAAACTTGCATAATGAGTTTGGTTATGTACAAGATTTAAAAACCTTACATCAGTTTTTTAGACAACTAATACAATCGGAAAGTTTATCATTTCAAGGAGAACCTTTACAAGGGTTGCAGTTAATGGGAGTATTAGAAACACGTGTATTAGATTTTGAAAATGTTATTATAACTTCTGTGAATGAAGGAGTTTTGCCTGCCAATCAGCAACAAAACACGTTTATTCCTTTTGATGTAAAGATTGAATTTGGGTTGCCAACCTACAGAGAAAAAGATGCGCTATTCTCCTACCATTTTTTCCGATTGTTACAACGTGCTAAAAACATTTACATTTTGTACAATACAGAGCATGATGTATTTGGAAGCGGAGAAAAAAGTCGTTTTGTAACGCAGTTAGAAATGATGCGAGACGATATTACCGAAAAAATAGTGAGTCCTAAAGTAGTAACATCGCCTGTTCAATTGAAAGAAATTCAGAAGGATGAAAAAGTTCTTGAACGCTTACAAGAATTAGCTCAAAAAGGGATTTCTCCATCAGCATTAACCAATTATTTGTACAATCCGATTGCCTTTTACAAACAGAAAATTTTAAAAATTAATGAACTAGACGACGTTGAAGAAACAGTTGCTGCAAATACGCTGGGAACTGTTGTGCATGATATCTTAGAAGAATTATATAAACCCTTTGAAGGAAAATATTTGCAATTAGGAGATGTTGAAAATATGCAGAAGAAAACCAAAGAACTCGTAACTTTTTATTTTTCAAAACATTTTAAAAACGGAGATTTAACTACAGGAAAGAATCGATTAATTTTTGAAGTTGCAAATCGTTTTGTAGAGAATTTTTTACTAAAGGAAAAACAATTGCTGAAAGATGAGAATAACCAACTAAAAATAATTGCTACTGAGCAGGAATTGTCTTCAGAAATAAAGGTTGAAGGAATTGATTTTCCAATAAAAATAAAAGGAATTGTCGATCGAATTGATGAACTCAACGGTGTTACTAGAATTATTGATTATAAAACAGGAATGGTTGATAGCACGAACTTAAAAGTACTCGACTTTGAAGTGATACGCGATTTAAAATACCACAAAGCCATTCAGGTAATGTTATATGCGTTTTTATATACTCAACACACACAATTTAATTTTGAGAAACGATTGGCAGCAGGAATTATCTCCTTCAAAAACTTAAAAAGTGGCTTTTTACAGATGAATTTCTCATCTAATTATCGAAAACCTGATAACGCTATTACAGAAGAAAGATTAGAAGAATTTATAGCAGAAATAAAGAATCTGTTAACGGAATTATACGACCCGACAATCAATTTTATTGAGCCTACCGATTTACCTTATTAA
- a CDS encoding GNAT family N-acetyltransferase: MIEFTTASNQTELLQILKLQQQNLPGNLSEIDKKEQGFVTVHHDLELLQKMNDVHPHIIAKSNGLVVGYALSMSKIFRNDIPILIPMFDEIDTTSEGAKPYILMGQVCIDKHYRGKGIFRGLYTKMKEEFSEIYDSIITEIDKKNTRSINAHKAIGFRILKTYTSNDQDWEIVYLKI; this comes from the coding sequence ATGATTGAGTTTACCACAGCTTCTAATCAAACAGAATTGCTTCAAATATTGAAGTTGCAACAACAGAACTTGCCTGGTAATTTATCAGAAATAGACAAAAAAGAACAAGGTTTTGTTACCGTTCATCATGATTTGGAATTACTGCAAAAAATGAATGATGTACATCCGCATATTATTGCAAAAAGTAACGGACTTGTTGTTGGTTATGCTTTATCCATGTCTAAAATTTTCAGAAATGACATCCCTATTCTCATTCCTATGTTTGATGAAATAGACACTACTTCAGAGGGTGCTAAACCTTATATTTTAATGGGGCAAGTTTGTATAGACAAGCATTACCGAGGAAAGGGAATTTTTAGAGGTTTATATACTAAAATGAAAGAAGAATTCTCTGAAATATACGATTCTATCATTACTGAAATTGATAAGAAAAACACTCGATCTATCAATGCACATAAAGCGATTGGTTTTAGAATTTTAAAAACCTACACAAGTAACGACCAAGATTGGGAAATTGTTTATTTAAAGATTTAA
- a CDS encoding molybdenum cofactor biosynthesis protein MoaE yields the protein MNTTSIKITSEKLNLQECYDFVADPSCGGIAVFVGTVRNATQNKKVTQLDFSTYKPMAIKEMQKIADAVLGKFSVTKIAIHHAEGLLTIGDVPVIITVSSPHRKAAFEACQYAIDTLKEAVPIWKKEFFEDGGVWVNAHP from the coding sequence ATGAACACAACATCTATAAAAATAACTTCTGAAAAACTTAATTTACAGGAATGTTACGATTTTGTAGCTGATCCTTCTTGTGGTGGAATCGCTGTTTTTGTAGGTACTGTAAGAAATGCTACACAAAACAAAAAAGTAACTCAACTAGATTTTTCTACCTACAAGCCCATGGCAATTAAGGAAATGCAAAAAATTGCGGATGCAGTTTTGGGAAAGTTTAGTGTAACAAAAATTGCTATTCACCATGCGGAAGGCTTGTTAACGATTGGTGATGTTCCTGTAATTATTACTGTTTCTTCTCCACATAGAAAAGCGGCTTTTGAAGCTTGCCAATATGCTATAGATACCTTAAAAGAAGCAGTTCCTATTTGGAAAAAAGAATTTTTTGAAGATGGTGGAGTTTGGGTGAATGCGCACCCTTAA
- a CDS encoding phosphoglycerate kinase, whose product MKTLNDFNFENKKALIRVDFNVPLNDSFEVTDDTRIQAAKPTIIKILEDGGSCVLMSHLGRPKGKEDQFSLRHIVSKVTEVLGVQVKFVDDCIGSVVEEAVTNLKSGEVLLLENLRFYTEEKAGDVAFAEQLAKWGDAYVNDAFGTAHRAHASTAIIAQFFPENKCFGNLLATEIESIDKVLNNSEKPVTAILGGAKVSSKIGVIENIIEKVDHIIVGGGMTFTFIKALGGKIGNSLVEEDKLELALEILAKAKENNTEIHLPVDAVIADAFSNDANTQVVDTNEIPDGWMGLDCGSKTVEKFAEVIAKSKTILWNGPLGVFEMEKFAQGTIGLGHAIEEATKNGAFSLVGGGDSVAAVKQFGFADKVSYVSTGGGAMLEMLEGQTLPGIEAILK is encoded by the coding sequence ATGAAAACATTGAACGATTTCAATTTCGAAAATAAAAAAGCATTAATTCGCGTAGATTTTAATGTGCCTTTAAACGATAGTTTTGAAGTAACAGACGATACAAGAATCCAAGCAGCAAAACCAACGATTATTAAAATATTAGAAGATGGTGGTAGCTGTGTGTTAATGTCGCATTTAGGGCGTCCGAAAGGAAAAGAAGATCAATTTTCGTTACGTCATATTGTTAGCAAGGTAACAGAAGTGTTAGGTGTACAAGTGAAGTTTGTTGATGATTGTATTGGTTCAGTAGTTGAAGAAGCAGTAACTAATTTAAAAAGCGGAGAAGTTTTATTGTTAGAAAACTTACGTTTTTATACAGAAGAAAAAGCGGGAGATGTTGCTTTTGCTGAACAATTAGCCAAATGGGGAGATGCGTATGTAAATGATGCTTTTGGTACAGCACACAGAGCACATGCATCTACTGCGATTATCGCACAATTTTTTCCAGAAAATAAATGCTTCGGAAATTTATTAGCAACTGAGATTGAAAGCATCGATAAGGTATTAAACAATTCAGAGAAACCAGTGACCGCTATTTTAGGAGGGGCGAAAGTGTCGTCTAAAATTGGTGTGATTGAAAATATTATTGAAAAAGTAGATCACATTATTGTTGGTGGTGGTATGACGTTTACGTTTATCAAAGCTTTAGGAGGTAAGATAGGAAACTCATTAGTTGAAGAGGATAAATTAGAGTTAGCATTAGAAATTTTAGCGAAAGCAAAAGAGAATAATACAGAAATCCATTTACCAGTAGATGCTGTTATTGCAGATGCTTTTTCAAACGATGCGAATACGCAAGTAGTAGATACAAACGAAATTCCTGATGGATGGATGGGATTAGATTGTGGATCTAAAACCGTTGAAAAGTTTGCTGAAGTTATCGCAAAATCAAAAACAATTTTATGGAATGGTCCTTTAGGAGTTTTTGAAATGGAAAAGTTTGCACAAGGAACCATTGGTTTAGGACATGCTATTGAAGAAGCAACTAAAAATGGAGCGTTCTCACTTGTAGGTGGTGGAGATTCGGTTGCTGCGGTAAAACAATTCGGATTTGCTGATAAAGTGAGTTATGTATCTACAGGTGGAGGAGCAATGTTAGAAATGCTAGAAGGACAAACCTTACCTGGTATTGAAGCAATTTTAAAATAA
- a CDS encoding NADP(H)-dependent aldo-keto reductase has product MKYTTLPNTDVKVSEICLGTMTWGRQNTEAEGHEQMDYALEKGVNFFDTAELYSVPATPETYGATEKIIGSWFKKTGNREKVVLASKIAGGGDYTAHIRTGGFNRKNISEAIEGSLKRLQTDYIDLYQLHWPDRGVNCFGVRDYPYKTSAEEAEKHLEILETLNDFVKQGKIKHVGLSNETPWGTMKYLQTAEQHGLPRMVTIQNSYSLIHRGYEVGMSEVSMRENIGLLAYSPLAQGVLTGKYIDGKTPEGARGTLFPRFIARYKNEGSEKAVLEYKKIANKHGLTLTELSLAYINQLPFVTSNIIGATKMSQLKENINSINIELSDEILAEIEAVHTMIPNPAP; this is encoded by the coding sequence ATGAAATACACAACACTACCCAATACCGATGTAAAAGTTTCTGAAATTTGTTTAGGAACAATGACATGGGGTCGACAGAATACGGAAGCAGAAGGTCATGAACAAATGGATTACGCTTTAGAGAAAGGGGTAAACTTTTTTGATACGGCGGAACTATATTCTGTACCAGCAACACCAGAAACATACGGAGCAACAGAAAAAATTATTGGTTCTTGGTTTAAGAAAACAGGAAACAGAGAAAAAGTAGTGTTAGCGTCTAAAATTGCTGGAGGAGGCGATTACACAGCTCATATTAGAACAGGTGGCTTCAATAGAAAAAATATATCAGAAGCTATAGAAGGTAGCTTGAAACGGTTACAAACAGATTACATCGATTTATATCAATTGCATTGGCCAGATCGTGGAGTAAACTGTTTTGGAGTACGTGATTATCCGTATAAAACTTCTGCAGAAGAAGCTGAAAAGCATTTAGAGATTTTAGAAACTTTGAATGACTTCGTAAAACAAGGAAAGATAAAACATGTAGGTTTGTCTAACGAAACTCCTTGGGGAACGATGAAATATCTGCAAACAGCAGAACAGCATGGTTTACCAAGAATGGTTACGATTCAAAACTCATATTCATTAATTCATAGAGGATATGAGGTAGGAATGTCTGAAGTTTCTATGAGAGAAAATATTGGTTTGTTAGCGTATTCTCCATTAGCACAAGGAGTATTAACAGGAAAATATATTGATGGTAAAACTCCAGAGGGAGCGAGAGGAACTTTATTTCCAAGGTTTATAGCAAGATATAAAAATGAAGGTTCAGAAAAAGCAGTTTTAGAGTACAAAAAAATAGCTAATAAACACGGATTAACATTAACAGAGTTGTCTTTAGCATATATTAATCAGTTACCATTTGTAACGAGTAATATTATTGGAGCTACGAAAATGAGTCAGTTAAAAGAGAATATCAATTCTATTAATATTGAACTGTCTGATGAGATTTTAGCAGAGATTGAAGCGGTGCATACAATGATTCCTAATCCAGCACCGTAA
- a CDS encoding DUF6370 family protein, protein MKKLLILVFLGIASCSTSKEKTQIAEASCGQCKFGLDSQHGCDLAVKIDGQAYFIDGAHIDDYGDAHDKNIGFCNVVRKAEVIGKIENNRFKASSFKIVEE, encoded by the coding sequence ATGAAAAAATTATTAATTTTAGTATTCTTAGGAATCGCTTCCTGCAGTACCTCAAAAGAAAAAACACAAATAGCAGAAGCTTCATGCGGTCAATGTAAGTTTGGTTTAGACAGCCAACATGGGTGTGATTTAGCTGTAAAAATAGATGGACAAGCCTATTTTATTGATGGTGCACACATAGATGATTATGGTGATGCCCATGATAAAAATATCGGTTTTTGTAATGTAGTTAGAAAAGCAGAAGTTATTGGAAAAATCGAAAATAACCGATTTAAAGCTTCTTCTTTTAAAATAGTTGAAGAATAG
- the trpS gene encoding tryptophan--tRNA ligase translates to MSRILTGVQSTGTPHLGNLLGAILPAIEMANDSKNESFIFIADMHSLTQIKDGNELRENTYSVAATWLACGIDINKTVFYRQSDIPEVTELTWYLSCFFPYQRLTLAHGFKDKADRLADVNAGLFTYPMLMAADILLYDAEVVPVGKDQLQHLEMTRDVANRFNNIVGETLVPPQAKINENTKLVPGADGEKMSKSRNNFINIFLPDKKLRKQIMAIQTDSKALEDPKDPDSDNVFAIYRLLASEKQISEMRANYENGGYGYGHAKQALYELIVEKFADVRTKYSHYMENRHEIDEALAVGAEKARLIAKDVLQRVRGKIGY, encoded by the coding sequence ATGTCAAGAATTTTAACAGGAGTACAAAGTACAGGAACCCCACATTTAGGAAATTTATTAGGAGCAATTTTACCTGCAATTGAAATGGCTAATGATTCTAAAAACGAATCATTTATATTTATTGCAGATATGCACTCTTTAACCCAAATTAAAGATGGGAATGAATTACGCGAAAACACTTATAGTGTTGCAGCTACTTGGCTTGCTTGTGGTATTGATATTAATAAAACCGTATTTTATCGTCAAAGTGACATTCCTGAAGTTACTGAATTAACTTGGTATTTAAGCTGTTTTTTTCCATACCAACGTTTAACCTTAGCACATGGTTTTAAAGACAAAGCTGATCGTTTAGCAGACGTTAATGCTGGTTTATTTACCTACCCTATGTTAATGGCTGCGGATATTTTGCTGTACGATGCTGAAGTTGTTCCTGTAGGAAAGGATCAGTTACAGCATTTAGAAATGACACGTGATGTAGCTAATAGATTCAATAATATTGTTGGTGAAACTTTGGTTCCACCTCAAGCCAAGATAAATGAAAACACAAAACTAGTACCTGGCGCTGATGGCGAAAAAATGAGTAAATCTCGAAATAACTTTATTAATATTTTCTTACCAGACAAAAAGTTACGTAAGCAAATTATGGCTATTCAAACGGATAGTAAAGCGTTAGAAGATCCAAAAGATCCAGATAGTGACAATGTTTTTGCTATATATAGATTGTTAGCTTCAGAGAAGCAAATTAGCGAAATGCGTGCTAATTATGAAAATGGAGGTTATGGATACGGACATGCAAAACAAGCTCTTTATGAATTAATTGTAGAAAAATTTGCTGATGTACGTACTAAATATAGCCACTATATGGAAAACCGTCATGAAATTGATGAAGCTTTAGCTGTAGGAGCAGAAAAAGCTCGTTTAATTGCCAAAGATGTGCTACAGAGAGTTAGAGGAAAAATAGGATACTAA
- a CDS encoding lysophospholipid acyltransferase family protein, whose amino-acid sequence MKYIYFPIRFIWRVWFYTLIVVSILIMLPFLLVLTSDEKYYPAFWKMVRVWAFFLIYGMGFRLNIEREQEINCNESYMFCSNHASFIDPWVLIAMSKNPIVFVGKKELAKFPIFGFFYKKVVIVVDRSDLESRKKVYEEANKRLKNGTSIAIFPEGLVPTEDVVLAPFKNGAFSLAIEHQIPIVPQVYYDGKRLFSWDFFKGSPGVLRVKQCKFIETKNLITQDKNKLREQTYNIIYNELINDELYMKDTNRSIHERKFK is encoded by the coding sequence TTGAAATACATATATTTTCCTATTCGTTTTATTTGGCGTGTTTGGTTTTACACGTTAATAGTAGTTTCCATACTAATAATGTTACCTTTCTTACTAGTCTTAACTTCAGATGAGAAGTATTACCCTGCTTTTTGGAAAATGGTTAGAGTTTGGGCTTTCTTTTTAATTTATGGAATGGGGTTTCGATTAAATATAGAAAGGGAACAGGAAATAAACTGTAATGAGAGTTACATGTTTTGTAGCAATCATGCATCATTTATTGATCCGTGGGTGTTAATAGCAATGAGTAAAAATCCAATAGTTTTTGTAGGGAAGAAAGAATTAGCAAAATTTCCAATTTTTGGTTTTTTTTATAAAAAAGTCGTTATTGTAGTTGATAGGAGTGATTTAGAAAGTAGAAAAAAAGTATATGAAGAAGCCAATAAGAGATTAAAAAATGGAACAAGTATTGCTATTTTTCCTGAAGGTTTAGTGCCAACAGAAGATGTAGTTTTAGCACCTTTTAAAAATGGAGCATTCAGTTTGGCTATTGAGCATCAAATACCTATTGTACCTCAAGTTTATTATGACGGGAAGCGTTTATTTTCATGGGATTTCTTTAAAGGGTCACCAGGTGTACTACGAGTAAAACAATGTAAATTCATAGAGACAAAAAATTTAATTACTCAAGATAAGAACAAGTTAAGGGAGCAGACTTATAATATAATATACAATGAATTAATTAATGATGAGTTGTATATGAAAGACACAAATCGTTCCATTCATGAAAGAAAGTTTAAATAA